The following are from one region of the Mesorhizobium sp. B4-1-4 genome:
- a CDS encoding LuxR C-terminal-related transcriptional regulator, with protein MYRIVIADDHGLYRRGLRLALTAGIPSAEIFEAACFDAVVSLLEEQASIDLAILDLNMPGLFHQEVLGDVLSAYPDTRFAIVSGDDSRSEILTALSIGLHGYIVKSQRDEEVVMAVNEILSGRIYVPALLSRTSAGQRSYAPQSSAKNPTRQRVNSGNLARLTSRQKDVLKLMAEGYSNKEIARNLDIAEATTKIHAAAILRELGVRNRTEAAVLLQTWLSKDVT; from the coding sequence ATGTATCGGATCGTCATCGCCGACGATCACGGCTTGTATCGGCGCGGCCTTCGGCTGGCACTCACGGCTGGAATTCCAAGTGCCGAAATTTTCGAGGCTGCGTGTTTCGACGCCGTGGTCAGTCTTCTCGAGGAGCAGGCATCCATCGATCTTGCGATCCTCGATTTAAATATGCCCGGACTGTTTCATCAGGAAGTTCTTGGCGACGTTCTGTCCGCCTATCCTGATACACGCTTCGCGATCGTTTCGGGGGACGATTCGCGCTCTGAGATATTGACCGCTCTTTCGATCGGACTTCACGGTTACATCGTCAAATCTCAGAGGGATGAAGAAGTTGTGATGGCCGTCAACGAGATCCTGTCGGGACGGATCTACGTGCCGGCGCTCTTGTCCCGGACGTCGGCCGGACAGAGATCCTACGCCCCGCAGTCCTCCGCGAAAAATCCGACCCGTCAGCGCGTGAACTCAGGCAACCTCGCTAGACTGACATCGAGGCAGAAGGACGTCCTCAAGCTGATGGCGGAAGGGTATTCGAACAAGGAGATCGCCCGCAATCTGGATATTGCCGAAGCGACAACGAAAATCCATGCAGCTGCCATTCTGCGCGAGCTTGGGGTGCGGAACCGGACTGAAGCAGCGGTTTTGCTGCAAACCTGGCTATCGAAAGATGTGACCTGA
- a CDS encoding nucleotidyltransferase family protein, with product MKAVIQCGGMGTRLRPFTSVLPKPLMPIGARPVLELLLKWLRRNGIEEVYITTGYLGHLIRSVCGDGSQWNLKIRYTQEMEPLGTIGPLSLIRDELNDTFVVLNGDVLTDLSLSRFVAAHRLHKDPVTIATACRLIKMDFGVIDEIDNAVQLFREKPTLSHLVSMGIYCMNPDVLRFIPSGIPFGFDDLMLQMMQGGTTVHVYKHDGLWLDIGRVDDFQNAQAISWEEQSTSIEVAAAAA from the coding sequence ATGAAAGCGGTGATTCAATGCGGTGGGATGGGTACGCGCCTTCGGCCTTTCACGTCGGTCTTGCCGAAACCCTTGATGCCGATAGGGGCTCGGCCGGTTCTTGAGTTGCTTCTGAAGTGGCTGCGGCGCAACGGCATAGAAGAGGTTTATATCACGACCGGCTATCTCGGGCACCTGATCCGCAGCGTCTGCGGCGACGGATCGCAATGGAATCTGAAGATCAGATACACACAGGAAATGGAGCCGCTCGGCACCATCGGGCCTCTCTCCCTGATCAGGGATGAACTGAACGATACATTTGTCGTGCTCAACGGCGATGTTCTCACCGATCTAAGCCTCAGCCGGTTTGTCGCCGCGCACCGTTTGCACAAGGATCCGGTTACGATCGCCACGGCCTGCCGGCTGATCAAGATGGACTTCGGCGTCATCGACGAGATCGACAATGCCGTTCAGCTCTTTCGGGAAAAGCCGACACTTTCCCATCTCGTCAGCATGGGGATCTACTGCATGAACCCGGACGTCCTGCGGTTCATTCCTTCGGGCATACCATTCGGGTTCGATGACCTGATGCTCCAGATGATGCAGGGCGGCACGACCGTGCATGTGTACAAGCACGACGGTCTCTGGCTCGATATCGGTCGCGTTGACGACTTCCAGAATGCACAGGCGATTTCCTGGGAAGAGCAGTCGACCTCAATCGAGGTCGCCGCCGCGGCCGCATAG
- a CDS encoding PAS domain S-box protein: protein MGSHLRWLESNVSGTPLAHVASLLVLAVSIIFEVTSTVYVGQDTAFMASIPAIIVVVYLEGRLAGIVATLLMAALGLWVRRVLNAQLSAEDWTRAIFLVVSGGLIALVFHRLRQDLRGALEVAEARLAAIDAAESRYRLAFERAALGFANTNRRGELLQSNRRLCEMTGYAERELAQQPLEALVLPDDRDAVRELLRDVDSGAASSAADIRLLRKDGKIFWARLAVSSSRPDEVSTESVFVVVDDISERRAAREALRAQKEWLDLALSAGRLGTWQIDLKEGTVAGSDKFWDILGLPPTPVRRLEELSAVIHPADWPKLAASTKPSSAVNYDVEVRVRRTDGHVRWIALRGRQERHGDRQLRIGVAADLTERRQTTLLRAAVKKRERIMREERHRFSNLFPVITALVKMINVPENDVAKYKEMLVDRIKTLEATHLLLSGHSSISGMLHDLVEQELRPFKETRDITISGPSIVVPVGAAESLAMVLHELTTNSVKYGALGNPQGKVDVKWEFASDGAGDDVVLDWVESGHRNNSGVVRHGFGSMIIGVDGAPLVGHSPKLEISEHGLRYSLRLSRKEIEL from the coding sequence ATGGGTTCGCATCTGCGTTGGCTGGAATCGAACGTGTCAGGCACCCCGTTAGCTCATGTGGCTTCCCTATTGGTGCTGGCAGTATCAATAATATTCGAAGTAACAAGTACGGTATATGTTGGCCAGGACACGGCGTTTATGGCGTCTATTCCTGCTATTATTGTCGTTGTATACCTCGAAGGCCGTTTGGCTGGCATCGTTGCGACGCTTCTTATGGCCGCCCTCGGCTTGTGGGTACGACGCGTCCTGAACGCTCAACTCTCTGCCGAAGATTGGACCCGCGCCATCTTCCTTGTGGTCTCGGGCGGCCTGATAGCGCTTGTGTTCCACCGCCTGCGACAGGATTTGCGTGGGGCGCTTGAGGTTGCGGAGGCGAGGCTTGCCGCCATCGATGCGGCCGAGAGCCGTTATCGCTTGGCTTTCGAACGTGCCGCCTTGGGTTTTGCAAACACCAATCGACGCGGCGAACTGCTGCAATCGAACAGACGCCTCTGTGAGATGACAGGCTACGCGGAACGGGAACTTGCCCAGCAACCGCTCGAGGCACTTGTTCTTCCCGACGATCGAGATGCCGTGCGGGAGTTGTTGAGAGACGTGGACAGTGGCGCCGCATCGTCCGCCGCGGACATCCGCCTGCTGAGAAAGGACGGCAAGATATTCTGGGCGCGTCTGGCCGTGTCTTCATCGCGGCCTGATGAGGTCTCCACCGAGAGCGTGTTCGTGGTGGTTGACGACATTTCGGAGCGACGAGCGGCTCGCGAGGCGCTCCGGGCTCAGAAGGAGTGGCTTGATCTCGCTTTGTCTGCCGGACGCCTGGGAACATGGCAAATCGACCTCAAGGAGGGGACAGTCGCAGGCTCCGACAAGTTCTGGGACATTCTCGGTCTGCCGCCAACGCCCGTCCGCCGCTTGGAAGAGCTCTCGGCCGTGATTCATCCGGCCGATTGGCCGAAGCTGGCGGCTTCGACCAAACCCTCTTCGGCGGTGAACTACGACGTCGAGGTCCGTGTCCGGCGGACGGACGGTCATGTGCGCTGGATCGCTCTGCGCGGACGCCAGGAAAGACACGGCGATCGCCAGTTGCGCATCGGTGTGGCTGCCGATCTCACCGAGCGCCGACAAACCACGCTTCTGCGCGCGGCCGTAAAGAAACGCGAGCGCATCATGCGCGAAGAACGCCATCGGTTCAGCAACCTGTTCCCAGTGATCACAGCACTGGTGAAGATGATCAATGTTCCCGAGAACGACGTTGCCAAATACAAGGAGATGCTGGTCGATCGGATCAAAACGCTGGAAGCGACGCATCTGCTCCTGTCAGGTCATAGCAGTATTTCAGGGATGCTCCACGATCTCGTGGAGCAGGAATTGCGACCCTTCAAGGAGACCCGTGACATAACGATCAGCGGCCCCTCCATTGTCGTGCCAGTTGGCGCCGCCGAGAGCTTGGCAATGGTTCTTCACGAACTGACGACCAATTCGGTGAAATACGGCGCGCTGGGTAATCCGCAAGGCAAGGTCGACGTAAAGTGGGAGTTCGCATCCGACGGCGCAGGTGATGATGTCGTCCTAGACTGGGTGGAATCAGGACACCGCAACAATTCAGGCGTCGTGCGCCACGGTTTCGGCTCCATGATCATCGGCGTGGACGGCGCGCCGCTCGTCGGTCATTCCCCGAAACTGGAAATATCGGAGCACGGACTGCGATATTCGTTACGGCTGTCACGAAAGGAAATCGAACTGTAG
- a CDS encoding helix-turn-helix transcriptional regulator: protein MTLIDRRNDTVAGSQYIVLRDTGHARSTHFSDRSDARIGGPQRRSLESITGMLDRIGCGYLVLDRDKKVIEWNTAAQDTLERQGEAADTACELSAGLRRLVANVPVHFQPGSLSWVVIRSRGDKPVILNETGVIAPDGTSIVALLDRENTSAANPQTLQRMFGLTSAETQLALRLAHGDAPLEIARSWHLSRTTIRSQLASLFAKTETRRQAELVALLGRISVLP, encoded by the coding sequence ATGACACTGATTGACAGGCGCAACGATACGGTTGCAGGTAGCCAATATATTGTGTTGAGGGATACCGGGCATGCACGCTCGACACACTTCTCGGATCGATCAGACGCCAGAATTGGCGGGCCGCAGCGACGCAGTTTGGAATCCATAACCGGCATGCTTGACCGCATCGGCTGCGGCTATCTCGTGCTGGACCGCGACAAGAAAGTAATCGAATGGAACACGGCCGCTCAAGACACGCTTGAACGCCAGGGCGAAGCGGCCGATACGGCCTGCGAGCTTTCTGCCGGGCTAAGGCGGCTGGTCGCGAATGTTCCGGTGCATTTCCAGCCAGGCTCACTGTCATGGGTGGTGATCCGCAGCAGAGGCGACAAGCCGGTGATCCTGAACGAGACGGGCGTCATCGCTCCTGACGGGACAAGCATCGTCGCATTGCTGGATCGGGAGAACACGTCGGCGGCGAACCCTCAGACATTGCAAAGAATGTTCGGCTTGACCAGCGCGGAAACGCAGCTGGCGTTGCGCCTAGCTCATGGCGACGCGCCTTTGGAGATCGCCCGCAGTTGGCACCTTAGCCGCACGACGATCCGCTCCCAGCTCGCCTCGCTGTTCGCCAAGACCGAGACAAGGCGCCAGGCGGAGTTGGTGGCGCTTCTGGGGCGCATTTCGGTCCTGCCATGA